In Hemicordylus capensis ecotype Gifberg chromosome 4, rHemCap1.1.pri, whole genome shotgun sequence, the genomic window atgctaatattataatgcccttatacaaaactatggtgcaaccacacttggagtactgcgcacaattctggtcaccacatcttaaaaaggacattgttgaactggagaaggtgcagaagagggcaaccaagatgatcaggggccaggagcacctttcctatgaggcaagacctcaacacctggggctttttactttagaaaaaagacgactgcgcagagacatgatagaggtctataaaataatgcatggtgtggagaaagtggatagagggaaattcttttccctctcacacaacactagaaccaggggtcactccatgaaactgattgccaggaggtatAAGagcaacaaacggaggtactttttcacacaacgcgtgatccacttgtggaattctctgccaaaagttgtggtgacagccaacaacctggatggcttgaagaggggtttggataacttcatggaggactgTTCTATatttggctactagtcggagggctatgggtcacctccagcctccaaggcaggatgcctgagtacctgagttgcaggagagtaacagcaggagagagggcatgccctcaagtcctgcctgtggcttccagcagcatctggtgagtcacagtgtgaaacaggatgctggactagatgggcctccttgggcctgatccatcagggctgttcttatgttcccctcCGTATCGTCTTCTCAGCTGCTTATGGgacttggctgcaagctgtccagaccccccaccccccctccacTGCTCCAGTTGATCAAAGCCCTTCTTAAGATGAGGGGACACAGAATTGCAGGTGTGGTCTGACTAGTACAGTAGAGAGTTTGGGCCCAATATTCAAGTCCGTCCGAATCCAttgcgccccacccccacccgtccCAGCAAGTGTGGGCTTCATAGGTGCAGAACAGCTGGCTgggtggaggtgtgtgtgtgggggtgggtggggtgcgcGATGGAACCTGGTCTAGCCACTAGAGTGTGGTCTCGTGGCTAACAAGTCGGTctagcattggggtgggggggaccagaTTTTCCTTGGCCAAAAAAGCCCTGGGGGTGaccttggagcagcagcagcgctctCTCAGCTTCACCCGCCCcgcagtgttgttgtgaggacaaagcAGCGTAGGCTGTGCATGCCTCCCGGGCTCTTGGGCGGAAGGATGGGGTGGCCAGGAGGGCCTCGGGCCAAGAGCCGGGCTCAGGTTCTGCGGTCTGCtttgctgctgggaggctgaggaggagcagcagcagccggagaGGCCCCCTGGCAGGCCCGGCTCGGCCTGAAGGGGCCCCCAgaccctgggctgctgctgccactgctaggAGCGGCCCctggggggggtggagggaggggggcttcTCCTGGCTGCTTGGCCTCCCTTGGCTGTCATCATCTTCTCCTATCTACCCGGGGTGGGGAGAACTGAGGGGAGCCGGTCACCTTTGGGGGAGGAGCTCCACAGAGATGGCGTTTCATTCTGCTCAGGCAGGAGATCCAAGGggggcctccccctccccctcccccccccctcgcctCTGGTCACCTGCAAGTCTTTGCTGCCTGGATATAGTCctctgctggtgggggggggggcagtcagaGGTCTCCATCACAGGCCAGGCGCTTCTCCCTCCCTGCACTCGCTCTGCTCATCTGTGATTCgttaaagcccccccccatcaCACCCCCACCACACCGCAGACAGGACACTCCAACTGGGCCCAAGGTTGTCTTTATTACGAAAGTGCAAAGATGCCAAAGCTGCCAcatgagggggggggagggggcatctgtggctgcaggcagcctcctcttcctTGCCCACAGCTCCCGGGGGTAGCCACGCGGAATGTCCTGCCGCCACGCACACGCACAGCAGTCCCAGAGAATGGCCCAGGCAGTGGCAGCCTTCTGCAGCAAGAGGTGGGGCTCAGGAAGGCAGGGGGCAAAGGTGCCCTGGGGGCACAGAGAGTCCGTTTTCTGCCCCAGTTGAGCAGAACGCCAGCATCCACCTGGGCAAACATCCCTCCTTGGCTCATGGCCGGCTCCACACGCTGGCCCAGGCAGGGGCTGAAGCTGCAGCAACTGCCATGAATCCCCAGAGCTGCAGCACAgccgggcgggggtggggggtgggatcccGGCGGGGGAGGGGCTCCAGCGGCTCCGGGCTCTACTCCTCCGGGCACTTCAGGACATCATACTTCAGGTAGCCCACTTTGTCCACTTGGTGGTGGGAGTTCATTTGCCAGCAGAAGGGGTCCCTGCAGAAGTGGTACTTgcctggagggggagagggggccagtcagtaaggcaggcagggagggagggaggcagggggcagaagCCCTCCACGGGGCGGCAAAGgagcccaaggggggccaggagcAGGAGGGACAGTCCCTGGCTGGCgatcctcctgccctccctccccggcTGCAGCCAGACCAGAGGTAACTGGGAAGAACCACCCTTTGTACATCCTGGGTCTTTTTCGCGGGAAATGCAACCACAGGCATGCTTGTGAATGGGGTTCAGGCAGCAATCAGTGCTCTGTGCCCCATGGGGGGAACTGACAGGTCCGCTGTGGAGCCTTCTCCTGCGCAGCAAAGAGCAGTTGGGTGGCTGTGCCTGAGATCaagccagtggtggtgggggggggaggcttcacCCCACATGCCCAGTGCCCCATAGCCTGACTCTCCAGGTGCTCCCCGCCTTGTAGGTCGTTGGCCAGTAAGAGCAGGGTGGGGTCAAGGGGCTCCCTGTGGAATCCGCCTCATGGCAGGGGCCCCCTTGGGCCCCCATCCCAGGGCAGGCCTCAGGGAGCACCGCCAGCCCGGCCAGAGGCTCCCTGGactcccaccatccctccccagcctccTTACCTTTGTGCAGGAAGATATTCTGAGAGTCCAGGGGGACCCCAGGAAAGACGCTGTCGAGGGGGCGAGGATAGCCTGGGTCTACCCGCTCGGCCTTCACATCCACCCTGCGGGGAGAGCAAAGCGGTGCGAGACCCTTAGCCAGCCCAGCCCGAGGCCAATGGTCCCTCCGcccccagctcccctccccagcccccctGCACAGGACAGAGAAGGATGTTCTGTGGTTCTGTGGTCTGAAGTCACACGTTGCAGTCAGGAAGGATCCTTCCCCCTTTCTCTGGAGTTTGTGGGCTACCAAATCCAGTGATGGGTGCTAGGAAGGGCCACTCATGTGGGGTGCTGTTGTTGTGGGGGATATGGGGGGCGCTGTTGTTGTGCTGTTATGGGGGATATGTGGGGCAAGCAGTTTTTCCCTTCCCACATTCTGGGGTCAGCACAGGACCAACTTCTGCTATGGGGCTGGCTCCACTTGGGCTGGGCGGCCGGGATCCCGGCCCCCTTCCAGCTCCTCCCGGGGCCTGGCTTGGCCTTCCTCTGCTGGCAGGGAGAGCCCCCTGCCCTCTGGGCATGCTGTGACCTGGGCAGTGGACCTGAGAGAggaccttctcagccctcccccttcGCCCCACCCCTGGGAGTCTCCGTACCTCCAGAACTGCTCCCCACTGAAGAGCAGCACTTTGCTGTTTCTGCGCTGGACAGCACCGGTCAGCTTCTGGACGTCTTTGCCAATGCCCAGCTTCTCAAGGCTCCGCGGCCCCCTGGCTCTTGCCCCCTGGTACACCCAGAAGCGCTGGCCTGAAACGGACAATGGAAGCCAGGGTCAGGGGGCGTCTTTggccctgccgctgccgccgcccccccaccccaccaggtgggcccaggggcaaatgccagcccagcctccccccccccccaacaggcaggcagagaggtcCCTGTGGCCAGGGAGGGCTGCCGCTGGCTCTGCCACAGCCTGGCCCTGGGCGGCAGTCCTTGCGGGCAGCTCTGGCCCTGCTCCCTGGCCACAGCACGGCCTGTCCGGGCAGAGAGAGCACCTCCAGGCCACCTCTGGGCCGCAGTGCTCTGCAGATTGCCGCCCaagggccccctccctcccccccccccgcaggagcCTCCTCAGCACCACCTCCTTCCTGAGCCCAGGAGGGCGGCTGAGAAGCCccggagaaggagaaggagaaggggcagGGCCGAGCAGCCAGAGCCAAGGCCACCCACAAGGCGCccggggtggggctggggggggctcCATCCTCGTGGGCCTTCCCAGCTGAAGCTGAGGGGCAGGACAGGCATCCTCTCTGGTGTCTGCTCTTTGGCACGAGTCCTTTGCTTGCACCCGAATCCACTTCTTTCCCGGCCTTAAGAAGGCCCACTTCTGTCACCAGAATCACTTCTGTCACCAGAGTGCCCTGTGCCATTCCGAGGCTGGCGAACTGGGGCAGATTCGCACAAGGCACCTTCTCAGCTCCTCCACCAGCAGGAGCTTCGCCCATTGCTGCCTTGAGCCTAAGGCAAGGCTTGACATCAGGCCCTCACTCACTTCCCCCCTAGTATTCAGCCCGAGGAAGTTCTCTGTGGAATCCAAAAGCTTCCATGCAGCAGTCTGACATTGGCTGGCCCTAATCAAGAGGGCTGCCTCTCTTCATTTGCCTCTGAATGCCTCAGAAGCAGCAGTGCTggaatctgctgggggggggggtctcagaGAGGGGGCTGCTCACTCACCAGAGAAGAAGAAGACCTTCTTGCTCGCCGGGTCCTGGAAGGCCGCCTGGATGTGGTCTGGGAGGGCCGGCCAGGTGTCCTGGATCCTGAAGGGGCCCTCGGGGGCCCCAGCCTTGGAGGAAGCCCGCTTCCAGTATTgcctggagagggagagggagagggagaggatggCTGCAcggtgggggctggcaggcaggcaggaggaggaccgGGATGGGGCAGGGCGTTCTCCGAAGGCACCCTAGGAACTGTGCTGCTCAGACCAGCCGGGGCCCCTCTaggtgcagcggggggggggaggacagcagccccctcccctgggCAGGGACGAAGACCGGAGGATGGGCATATGCACATTCAGCAGCAcgcacaccctgcccccccccgcccggccccACTCTGCGACTCACCCGTCCTTGAAGAGAAACAACTCCTTCTTGATCTCGCTCACGGAGTCATAGCCTTGAACTTGGCAGGCGTCACCCACCGGCCTGAAGGGGGTGGACTGCGTGGCCGGGGTGCTGCCCTCCTCCCCGGTGGAAGACGAGCCCTCCGCCTCCGTGGTGGTCCAGTCGGGGATGTCGGGGCTCTGAGTGGTCACTCCGGGGCCTGTTCCGGcacctgggggcgggggcagaggcGGCACCGTGAGGGGGCTGGGCCCCACTGGAggagcagccgctgccgccacagagggctgctgccagccagagtgctGTGCGCAGAGGGGCTGAGCTGGGGCCGGTCACAGCACAGGAGTGGGGGGCATCGCTCCCCCCCCGGCACCCTTGGCTGGACCTCCTGCGTGCCCAGAGGGCGGAGGCGGCCAGCTCCTCCGATGCCGCcccttggcagcagcagcagccaagccATTCCCCAAGCGGCTCCCCTCCCCCAAGAGGAACTCCGTCTCCCAGAGGGAAACCTCGGAAGAAGCCCAAGGGAGGCGCAGGCTGCAGACggaggggctggggtggggtgccaGCCTGCTGGGCTGGACGGGGCACTTGCTCACCGGGGGCGCCTCTCGGCCCAATTAgcaagggctggggaggggatcctgggggtggggggctatgGGGCAGGCAGTTTCCCGTCTCCACCTTCTGGGGTAACATCGAAACCTACCTCCACGCCCCTCTGTACTGTGGGGAGGGTGCCCCACACCTCCCCCATGCTTCCACTCACCATAGAGGTGCTGGATTCCAGCGATATCATCTGAATGCAGGCGGAAATCCTCCAGGTAGGTGTACATCGGGTACATGAGCGCATCCCGCACGGTGGAGTGCTCCAGGCCCAGGGAGTGGCCAAACTCGTGGGCAGCGACCAGGAAAAGGCTGTAGCCTGGAAGACCCAGCACACAGCAGCTGTAGGGGGGGTCTGcggcctgcccctgccccccacccctctgccccttTGGCCCCACATCAGCATTGCAGGGGACTCTGAGCAGTGTTGCTGTGGGCCCCGCTGGGCCTCCTCAGGACCTCCGCCcccacagatgctcttccccgggGGCTCTGTGCTGCCCGCAACCTCCCCCTGGGCCCTGCTCCCCCGGGTGTGCCCTTCCCCAAGCCCCTCCGCTAAGgggtggcctcctcctcctcctcctcctcctcctcctcctcctcctcctcagcattcCCTTCTGGCAGGCCCTCGCTAGCccctctgctgccgccaccgcctggCGGGCACCCCATcggccacctcccccccccagctggccaGGGGCTCCTCTCCCTCCGGCTCGTGCGCAGGCCGCCATCCAGGCTGTACCTTGGTCAGGGCAGAGGCCCCACTTCTTGTCCGTGTCGTAGTTGCTGGTGGTGGCACACCAGAGTTTCCCGTCTTGGCGCCCGTCGGCGGTGCAGGCGGAGTAGCTCTGGCCCTGGAAGGTGAAGGGGAAGGCACAGGACTCCCCCACCGAGTTCCCTGCAATCACCGCGGTGTCtgcagggaagaagaagagggagggtCTCTGAGCACCAGCCAGCAGCGCCCCCCCCGATCCCCAGGGCTCTCCTCCACGCGGGACGGGGCCGCTCTGCACAGACATGGCCACAGGCAGGACACGCTGGTGGggtgagcccccctccccccagcactcCGGCTGCAAGGCTGAGCTCGCTGCTGGCATTGCTGCCCCCTTCTCTGGGGCAAGCGGCACGGGCAGCCGGCCCAGGTCTGGGCAGGGGATGCTCTGGGCTGCTCCCCAACGGTTGTTGGGGCCCATTTTCAGGCCCCGCCCTGTGGCTACAGTGGCACCCGAGGCCTGCGGCTTGCCAGGTTCGGCCCAGAACGGCTGCAGGCTCGGCAGCTCCAGAACTCCTTGGCAATGCCAGGCTGCAGCTCTGGAGGGCAGAGGGCCTCGCAGCAAGAAGCCACCCTCGACTGCTGGGGGGAGGCGAAGCCCTGCCCGCCCGTACCTCTGTTGGGGCAGAAGCCGTATTTCTTGTCGCGGTCAAAGTTGCTGGTCGTGGCGCACCAGCGGTAGCCGTCTTGGCGCCCTTCGGTGGTGCAGCCCTCGTAGGTCTTGCCGTCAAAGACGAAAGGGAAGACACACTTCTCGCCCTTGCTGTTCCCACCGTACGTGAAGAGGACTAGCAGGAGACAgagacagtggggtgggtgggtgggttggcctGATTTCCACCGCAGCCCCCCAGGGATGGAGGAATTCCGTGGGGAGGCAGCATCTGGCCCCAGCCCCAAGCTCTGCAGCATCTCCTAATCCCGGGACTGGGACTGCAGGAGGCCTGAAGGGACCCACCTGTCTTGCCATTAGCCCCGTGGCTTGAGAGCAGACAATTCCCTCAGTGCCTCATGTGGGCTGAAGGGGATAAACTCGGAGGGGAGCAGCTGGCGATGTCTCTATGTCCCAGATCCCTTCCCTGGAATGGCTACAGACCCTTTCCCCGAAATactgctctcctctgctccccgccccaccaTCCTGGCATCCTTCCACCCTCACCAGCCAGCCCCACATGCTGCATATGCCCGACATGACCCTCCAGACTCCaagcctccctcccctcccctcccctccccaaactcctTCCAGGAAACCTCCCAGCAACAAGCGGGGCCAGGGGGTCCAGGAGACACAGCACTCTCTCTCAGGCCCCTCTGCCGCCTTCCatgtctcctcccccccccagggtGCCTTGCTGCCCCCTTCCAACCggcttcctctgcctccattCCCTCCAGCTTTCTGCCTCCCTCATGGGCTCTTTCACTTCTCCCTGTGCCCCACACTCTCCTCTCCATCCTTTCTTTCCTCGCCCCCCCCAATAAGGAAGAGTAGACACGCCTGAGTGTGCCTGCAGAAATGGGAGGCCTCTTGGAGCGCCCCCCTCCTCTGGGCCCAGgcctggccctgctgctgctgctgctgctgctactcacgCTCGTTGGGGCAGAATCCATAGAGCTTGTCCTTGTCGTAGTTGGCTGTGGTGGAACACCAGGTCAGCCCGTCTTGGCGGCCCTCGGCAGTGCAGGTGGAGTAGGACTTCCCCTCGAAGACGAAGGGGAAGTGGCAGGTGGCCCCCTTGGCGTTCCCGTAGTAGGTCTTCACCACTGCCAGGGaacaagagagaggggggggggtcagagcgaggaatcggggggggggggtcagggagCCAAGCAGGCTGGTCAACTCACCAATTCCTGTGCCCAGAGTCCAGAATTCGTCATCGTCAAAGTGGGCGTCCCCACCAAATCCTTCCTTGCCAGGAGGGAAGGCATGGGCCAGGAGGCCATCCTTGCCATCGAAGGGGTAGCCATCTCCGTGTTCTGGGGAGACAGAGAGGCCAGTCGGTGGGCAGCATGGTGCTCAGGCccaggcgggaggaggaggcgccagccagccagcgaggCATGCTCCTCCTCAGCCACGCGGACTTCCTTCATGCCCCTGCACCTTCCTGACGGTCAGCGGAATGGctgctctctcccccctgcccgcccccaagGCCGGCCCAGTGGCTGTGCAgcatccctccccccactttctctaGGGCAGGAGGGCGGGGCGCAAGCTCACCTTCCGTTCCAAACTGGATCAGGATGTCCACCTCCCCACTCTCCCGGCGGGCAAAGGTGAGGGGTGTCACATCGCTCCACACCTTGAAGGCCCGGACAAAGGCGTCCTCGATGATGGAGGCATCCAAGTCCGGGGAGTAATTCACCactctggggaggaggaggggtcaGGATCCCCgagagaccaccaccaccaccagcactagcaccagcagcagcagcagcactatgcCAGGCCCCCGGAGGAGGGCGCTCTCGtctgactgccccccccccgctgctgctatTGCCAGGTGGGGAAGAAagggccttccccctcccccccccatggagcCAGAGGCCATCCAGACCAAGGAGGACCCGAGGGCATTCCTGGGGTGGGGGCGCAGCTGCCTTGCCACGGAGACCACCTCCGGGTCTCATCGGATTCCTCCGGGGCGTCACAGGCGGCTCCCCTGCCTTGGCCCACCGGTCCTCTTGGGGAGACGGGCTGGTGCCCAAGCAGGGGCCGGGGCCGGGGCGGAGGCGGCGCTTGCAGGGACTGACTCACCGGTAGGTGAGGTCGGTGTGGTCCCATTTGAGGTTCCCCTCGAAGGTCTGGAACTGGCCGAGGTCGGGCACTCCGCAGCGGGGAGCCCGCACGGCCGCCATGGTGGAGGCGTCCAGCAGCCCCGTCTCcggcaggcccagctgcctctgcatCCTCCGGAGCGCCTCGCGGCTCAGCGTCACCTGGCTGCCCAGCTGCTCCGAGTGCGACTCCTTCAAGTACCCAAAGCGCAGCAGGTAGTTCTGGAGAGGGGAGAAGCACGCGGGGCTCAggccacggcggcggcggcggcgtctcCTCCGGGGAGACCCGCTGCCACGCGCAAGGCCAGGCGAGAGTCGGGGCGCGGTGGaagatgggcagcagcagcaggagctcaGCACCACCGGCGCCCCCTCCGTGCCCTGGGAGGACACGTCCCTCCCTCACCCCGGAGggctcggcggcggcggcaccagtCAGAAGTCTGCGGAGGAGGAGAGCGCCGGCCTCGAAGTGGCCAGCAAACGCCGTTTTCTGCTCTCTGTGGATTGTGCCGGCGCTGGGGGTTCCGGGCCCGCTGCAAACAGCCAATGAGCCAAGCGCGGCCAGAGCAGTCGGCTTCTCCTCACCGGCAACTAGCACGGAACTTCCGAATGGCTCTGCCGGTCCGCGCCGCCGGGGATACGCGGGGCTGTCCACCGAAAGGTGTTTCAGTGAACGGATTCACTAGCAGATGCTTATCGCCCGCCTTTCTGCAGGCAGCCACCGAACGGCGCCGCGGGGAAGCAGcgacctgcctggagagcaggaggctgtcggttcgaatccccgctggcgtGTTTCCCAGACGAGGGGAAACTCCcagatcaggcagcagcgatataggaaggtgctgaaaggcagctTCCCGACTGCGCAGCGGGAGGAGGCcagggtcaacccctcctggattctgtcaagaaaaccccagggctctgtgggcgccaggagtcggcaccaccttccctttcctttccttccctttcctttcccgCAGGCAGCTAAGGAATATGATGCTGATCGAGAGCAGCAAGGcaagagaggcagcagcagcagggctctcaGCGGGGCGACCTGCCTGCCGCCAGATCAAGTTCTCTCAGGGCCAGCCATTTCCACTCAGTGCCAGGAGAGGACAGCCTGGCTGGGGACCCCTAGGGACTGGGGCAGGCTCCAGCCTGCCAGTGCTTCTGCCCCCATAACTGGTTTCAGGTGCCGCCACTCAGGGCTGTCTTGCAGCAGCCGCTCCGGAATCTGCCGTCCCTGACACTCTTGTGTGAAGCCCCCAAGAAGATGGAGCTCGTCCTCTTGCGGTTCGGGGGGGGGACCCGAGGGTCCCTCCTGCACAAATGCCCTGCGTGGCGGCTCTAAACACAAAGATGGTGTCCTGAAAGACGACAAGGTTGGCTGATTCTCGGGCCATTTTGCTGAGATACCTGCAGAATTTGAGCTTGGTTTCAGCCAGACACACGCACACCCCACCAGCTCACCCCCGCCCCCCTTCATGGCTCATCATTTCGTGTTCATCCAGAGTCTCAGCCGCCCCAccagccctggatccctttcCACCCCACAAGCCTGCTGCCCTCCACCTTGGTACGCAAGGTGagagtgctctctctctcgctctctctctctctgcccagcagcaAGCTTGAAAGAGAAACCGGCCTGGACTAGGCAGCTCCATCCATGCTCGAAATGCCCCAGCCCTGAGCTGTGGGGCTTGGGACTGGAgcagcctctccccccaccgcccccccccccgccagctcaaGAACTGACCTCTGCCAGCTGCCTGTCTGTCATGTTCCGGAGCAGTTCCCCAGGGAAGGTGATGACCAGAGGACCCTGGCCCTGAAGTGGAGCAGCCCCGGTGCAGCTGAGGGACAGGAGCCCCACGAGGAAGGGAGCCAGGTGGGCTGGCCCCATGGCTGCTGGGCTGGAGGGGGCTCTGTGGCGTGGCCTGCAGTCCTCTGGCACTCCCTCCGGCTGCTTCTCTGGCTGCTTCTCCGTCTGGAGCTGCTGTGTCTGCAGCTGCTGGGCCCATTTATACActgagagagggaagggaagggggtgagTCACCTCCCCACCGCCAGTCTGGGCAGAGGAAGAGATGCAGAGCCAggcctggggggcaggggggggggcaggccttgCTCAACACTTGTTTACTGAATGCCCAGGAAGTGTGACATCCAGCAGGAAAAGCTGTGtggttttcgggggggggggctgcctggcTGGTGCTCATCACCGGAGGGCTGGTGGGCTGGAGTTTGTCCTCCCTCACCCCACACATTGGCGAGGAGCTCTTGACTCTCCTGCCACCTGCCGAaatcccttcccttcctgccatTGCATcacagcagcagaagagaagcCAACTAGTCAAGGTCCCTTAACTTTATGCCCCCAGATAAATGGGCATCCAACAGGAAAACCTCATTCATAtgcccgtggggggggggggggggctggctcttTTGCCAAGGTCTGCCTTGGGCTCTCTCCTAATCGGAGGCAGCACCATGCATGTAGCTGCTCTCCCCTGGCTTTTGCTAGTCCCCCATTCAAGGggagcccactctctctgcctgAGAGGTCCTCCTGAGGTCCCCGAGGAGGATGCAGCAGAGCGAGGCAGCCGGCCTGTCCTGCAGGCCCTCTCCAGAGGCCCTTTGCAGAAGATGAGAAGAGACGGGGCCCCAAAGGGGGGCCTTTTCTCTTGCACCGCCCCCCCCCGGAGCCCAGAGCCATTCCCTGGGCACCCCCTGCCTAGGCCAAGGAGGCGATGGTGCCTGGGGGTCTTTCACTGCAGGGGCTGCTTCGCTCTGCTCTCCTTCAGGTGGTTGTTACTTGGCTGCCTTCCTTACACATTCCTGGAACTGCACCTTGAGGAAAGAGAACCCAGGCAAGAACCTTCCAGGGCCCAAGGAGaagctggggagaggagggacatggggacagaagaagctgccatatactgagtccgacccttggtccatctagctcaggactgtcttcacagactggcagcagcttctccaaggttgcaggcaggagtctttctcagccctctcttggagatgctgccagggaggggactgggaaccttctgcaggcaagcaggcaggtgcccttTCCAGAGCGGATTCCCCAtccccccccaaggggctaccTAGCAGTCTCCatgcatgtagcctcccattcaaatgcaaatcaggatggGCCCTGCTCAGTGaaagggacaactcatgcttgctaccacaagcccacaCTGGCCAAGGGGGGTGGAAGGAGGTGGCCAGTAGCCCCTCCGAGTCACGGGCCTTGGCATGGGGTGGGAAGAAGCCCGGAGGACCCCCCTCAaccctggcagcagctgccctggCCCAGGAGAACTGCCAGCCCAGAAGCTGCCTCGGTGCTGCCCTCAGCGGCCCCCACAGCCCTCGGCCTCCCTTCTCAGCACCCCACATCATCACCTCGCCTTGAATTCAGCAGTGTCAGTGGGCAGAAGCCgcctctctggaactccctgcctggCCATCTCTCTCTCGGGCCTCCTCTGGGTTGTGGGGCTTGCTCTGCCCCCTCAgccctgagagagagagggagagatctgGAGCATGCATGGAGCCTGAGGAGCCACTGCCTAGAGGCAAGGGGCCTTCTTCTCCCAGCGGGaagagctgcctcctcctcctcctcctcctcctcctggatggatggatggatggatggatggatggatggatggatcagGAACGGACGTGGCTGCCCAGGGGCGCTCTGTGTGTTGCCAGGCTGAGGAATGGCATCAGGCCAGCAGCCAAACTGCAGCAAC contains:
- the MMP9 gene encoding matrix metalloproteinase-9, whose translation is MGPAHLAPFLVGLLSLSCTGAAPLQGQGPLVITFPGELLRNMTDRQLAENYLLRFGYLKESHSEQLGSQVTLSREALRRMQRQLGLPETGLLDASTMAAVRAPRCGVPDLGQFQTFEGNLKWDHTDLTYRVVNYSPDLDASIIEDAFVRAFKVWSDVTPLTFARRESGEVDILIQFGTEEHGDGYPFDGKDGLLAHAFPPGKEGFGGDAHFDDDEFWTLGTGIVVKTYYGNAKGATCHFPFVFEGKSYSTCTAEGRQDGLTWCSTTANYDKDKLYGFCPNELLFTYGGNSKGEKCVFPFVFDGKTYEGCTTEGRQDGYRWCATTSNFDRDKKYGFCPNRDTAVIAGNSVGESCAFPFTFQGQSYSACTADGRQDGKLWCATTSNYDTDKKWGLCPDQGYSLFLVAAHEFGHSLGLEHSTVRDALMYPMYTYLEDFRLHSDDIAGIQHLYGAGTGPGVTTQSPDIPDWTTTEAEGSSSTGEEGSTPATQSTPFRPVGDACQVQGYDSVSEIKKELFLFKDGQYWKRASSKAGAPEGPFRIQDTWPALPDHIQAAFQDPASKKVFFFSGQRFWVYQGARARGPRSLEKLGIGKDVQKLTGAVQRRNSKVLLFSGEQFWRVDVKAERVDPGYPRPLDSVFPGVPLDSQNIFLHKGKYHFCRDPFCWQMNSHHQVDKVGYLKYDVLKCPEE